The Peribacillus simplex genome contains a region encoding:
- a CDS encoding IS110 family transposase, whose translation MNPVVGLDVAKGESQVQAFLDQSKPYGKSFSMKHTKEELDQFLDFLKEVEEVAGQMPMVILESTGHYHSPVIQYLEEQGILYILLNPIISYQAKKSSLRKVKTDAIDAYQLCVLYYKEDFEPHKIRGIQLLDLRNLSRQQEIVTNMYVEAKLQFHTILDQVFPEYRKVFGDLYSKVSLLMLKEYPTSEAVLTAGESRLAESVIEFCPSRSGEWAWEKAKKIMNSASRNPFQKNVYESHVINLRMYIELLFHYQGHLSDLEDRIVALANEMEEYKIIQSIPGIGEKIAATIISEIGEIDRFNHPKKLVAFAGVDPSVHSSGKFTATINRITKRGSSRLRHSLYLAVLCGIRSSRNKKLKAFYDKKKSEGKPAKVSIVACINKLLHWIYAILSRKETFLDLA comes from the coding sequence ATGAATCCAGTTGTTGGTCTGGATGTGGCAAAAGGAGAGAGCCAAGTACAGGCATTTTTAGACCAATCTAAACCGTATGGGAAGAGCTTTTCAATGAAGCATACCAAGGAGGAATTGGATCAATTTTTAGACTTTCTAAAAGAAGTTGAAGAGGTGGCAGGGCAGATGCCTATGGTCATTTTAGAATCTACAGGGCATTACCATTCTCCCGTTATTCAATACTTGGAGGAACAAGGGATTCTATATATCTTACTAAATCCGATTATTTCTTATCAGGCAAAGAAGTCCAGTTTACGGAAGGTAAAAACAGACGCTATCGATGCGTACCAGTTGTGTGTGCTGTATTACAAGGAGGATTTTGAACCTCATAAAATTAGAGGAATTCAGCTTTTAGACCTTCGTAATTTGTCCAGACAACAGGAAATCGTAACGAATATGTATGTGGAGGCTAAACTTCAGTTTCACACCATTTTAGATCAAGTGTTTCCTGAATACCGGAAGGTTTTTGGGGATCTATATTCGAAGGTTTCTTTATTGATGTTAAAGGAATATCCTACTTCAGAGGCGGTATTAACGGCCGGAGAAAGTAGACTAGCAGAGAGTGTAATAGAGTTCTGTCCTAGCAGATCGGGTGAATGGGCGTGGGAAAAAGCAAAAAAAATAATGAATTCCGCATCTCGAAATCCATTTCAAAAAAACGTGTATGAAAGTCACGTAATCAATCTTCGTATGTATATTGAGTTGCTTTTTCATTACCAGGGACACCTTTCTGATTTGGAAGATCGTATAGTGGCCCTGGCAAATGAAATGGAAGAATATAAGATCATCCAATCGATTCCCGGTATCGGAGAAAAAATCGCAGCCACGATTATCTCAGAAATTGGTGAAATCGATCGGTTTAATCATCCGAAAAAACTGGTTGCCTTCGCTGGAGTGGATCCAAGTGTTCACTCATCGGGTAAGTTTACGGCAACCATTAATCGTATTACCAAAAGGGGTTCGAGCAGACTACGTCACTCTCTGTATCTTGCCGTACTATGCGGCATAAGAAGTTCAAGGAACAAAAAGCTTAAAGCCTTCTATGATAAGAAAAAATCAGAAGGAAAACCTGCCAAAGTGTCAATCGTTGCCTGTATAAATAAGTTACTTCATTGGATTTATGCTATATTAAGCAGAAAAGAAACGTTCCTAGATTTAGCCTAA